One segment of Thermosipho atlanticus DSM 15807 DNA contains the following:
- the panB gene encoding 3-methyl-2-oxobutanoate hydroxymethyltransferase, giving the protein MNINKIMKMKGKEKIVMVTAYDTPSAKIAEKAGVDIILVGDSLGNNVLGYSDTMPVTMQEMLIHLRAVRRGAPNSFIVADMPFLSYGHSEEESIKNAGIFLKNGANAVKLEGGKVFGNLIKKMISIGIPVMGHLGLTPQSLNVFGGYKVQGKTKASREYLINNAIELEKSGVFSLVLEMVIEEVAKEITEKLSIPTIGIGAGRFCDGQVLVFHDIVGLNPEFQPKFSKKYVDSFNMMLNALEKYKQEVKNEVFPSEHNIFRGGE; this is encoded by the coding sequence ATGAATATTAATAAGATCATGAAAATGAAAGGAAAAGAAAAGATAGTAATGGTAACAGCTTACGATACCCCTTCAGCAAAAATCGCTGAAAAAGCCGGTGTTGATATAATATTAGTAGGGGATTCTTTGGGCAACAATGTTCTTGGTTATTCAGATACTATGCCAGTAACAATGCAAGAAATGTTAATCCACTTAAGAGCGGTTAGAAGAGGTGCACCTAATTCATTTATTGTTGCAGATATGCCATTTTTGTCGTACGGACATAGTGAAGAAGAATCAATTAAAAATGCAGGTATATTTCTTAAAAATGGTGCAAATGCAGTAAAACTTGAAGGTGGTAAAGTTTTCGGAAATTTAATCAAAAAAATGATTTCAATAGGTATACCTGTAATGGGACACCTTGGTTTAACTCCACAATCTTTAAATGTATTTGGTGGATATAAGGTTCAAGGTAAGACAAAAGCATCAAGGGAATACTTAATAAACAACGCAATAGAGCTTGAAAAAAGCGGAGTATTCTCTCTTGTATTAGAAATGGTAATTGAGGAAGTTGCAAAAGAAATAACAGAAAAACTTTCTATTCCAACTATTGGTATAGGGGCTGGAAGGTTCTGTGATGGCCAAGTACTAGTTTTCCATGACATAGTCGGACTTAACCCGGAATTTCAGCCGAAATTTTCTAAAAAGTATGTCGATAGTTTTAATATGATGCTTAATGCCTTAGAAAAATATAAGCAAGAAGTTAAAAATGAAGTATTTCCAAGTGAACACAATATCTTCAGAGGAGGAGAGTAA
- a CDS encoding ABC transporter ATP-binding protein, whose protein sequence is MNNKILEVKNLCFSYENFSLNNLNISLKKGTFVGIIGPNGAGKSTTLNLIAKLLKPKSGKIILFGKDIRKLNRLEIAKLISFVRQDFNPAFEFKVKDIVEMGGYHKSRSFFSNCEDLTKIKESLKIVGLENFENRSFSTLSGGEQRRALIARSLYQETPIILVDELTAHLDISHSIKIVEILKQLTKFGKSVLAAFHNINIAAKYCDYIYALKNGKIIFEGIPKNVIYKENIQQLYETEVEILPHPTKNYPIVIF, encoded by the coding sequence ATGAACAACAAAATTCTTGAAGTAAAAAACCTTTGTTTTTCATATGAAAATTTTTCACTGAACAATTTAAACATTTCACTAAAAAAAGGAACTTTTGTAGGAATTATTGGCCCTAATGGCGCTGGAAAATCAACCACTTTAAATTTAATCGCAAAACTATTAAAACCAAAATCTGGAAAAATAATACTTTTTGGGAAAGATATAAGAAAACTTAACCGATTAGAAATTGCAAAATTAATTTCATTTGTAAGGCAAGACTTCAACCCGGCATTTGAGTTTAAAGTTAAAGATATTGTTGAAATGGGAGGTTATCATAAAAGTAGAAGTTTCTTCTCAAATTGCGAGGACTTAACAAAAATAAAAGAAAGTTTAAAAATAGTCGGACTAGAAAATTTTGAAAACAGGAGTTTTTCAACACTGAGTGGTGGAGAACAACGCAGAGCTTTAATTGCAAGAAGTTTGTATCAAGAGACTCCAATAATACTTGTGGATGAATTAACAGCTCATCTTGATATTTCGCATTCGATAAAGATAGTTGAAATACTAAAACAACTTACAAAATTTGGGAAAAGTGTTTTAGCAGCATTTCACAATATAAACATTGCTGCAAAATATTGTGACTATATCTATGCCTTAAAAAATGGAAAGATTATTTTTGAAGGAATTCCCAAAAATGTAATTTATAAAGAAAATATTCAGCAACTTTATGAAACAGAAGTAGAAATTCTACCCCACCCCACTAAAAATTATCCAATAGTAATTTTTTAA
- the dtd gene encoding D-aminoacyl-tRNA deacylase: MRAVIQRVLNASVNVNGKTIAKINKGILVLLGVGKHDTDEDAKYLSDKIVNLRIFDDEQGKMNLSLIDIKGELLIVSQFTLFGDCRRGRRPSYSESAPPTQAKKLYEKFIEYSKKYGLKVETGTFGAYMEVSLINDGPVTLLLDSKKVF, from the coding sequence ATGAGAGCAGTTATTCAAAGAGTTCTTAATGCTTCAGTAAATGTAAATGGAAAAACTATTGCAAAAATAAATAAAGGAATTTTAGTGTTGCTTGGCGTTGGAAAACATGATACTGACGAAGACGCAAAGTATTTATCTGATAAAATTGTAAATTTGAGAATATTCGATGATGAACAGGGCAAAATGAATCTTTCATTGATAGATATAAAAGGAGAACTATTAATAGTTTCACAATTCACTTTATTTGGTGACTGTAGGCGTGGAAGAAGACCTTCATACTCTGAGTCAGCACCTCCTACTCAGGCAAAAAAATTATACGAAAAATTTATTGAGTATTCAAAAAAATACGGTTTAAAAGTAGAAACTGGTACTTTTGGAGCTTATATGGAAGTTTCACTTATTAATGATGGTCCAGTAACACTTTTACTAGATTCTAAGAAGGTGTTCTAA
- a CDS encoding S8 family serine peptidase gives MKKLLKYTLPIVLALFLILSACGVNNVSLNKVTTNNNFGSGFNSNDDKVIFGKLGDLEYEEGKILVGYRNREDVNKILEVLNGKIVVDLPQIKMVSIKFEGTVEKAYEKIFKLNLKGIKYVEPSYKRQIIDPKPVSDEVINIIKGKKEVSIDSFTGRGNEEFSKYLWGLEALDVENAWNAGYTGKGVVVAVVDTGVDGTHPDLIGQVVEGYRPLTDEILPAGTDSSYGGAHGTHVAGTIAASNNSIGIVGVAPDAKIMPIVIFDTVGYVGDDEVAEGILWAVDHGANVLQNSWGGWGYSYTLKTAFDYALDNNVVVTVSAGNGHTDQHLQYPANYPGIIQVGAVEYYGGDYRTVWFSNRSDAVIVGAPGVNILSTVPGMSSLGYEGYTLEGTNGGLYDFYQGTSMACPHVSGLVAILLDKYPNATPWQIRKLIEDGAVDIDEPGFDHSSGFGLINASNSVALELPGNGGLSFDVVAKDSWGYGISGVFVSLKRVDENGGDYFAKTDYTGVAHFSNIDAGSYEVIVGGPDSNDRSYANGYYGISYARRIEEERQYNDIVNLVGDSTRTFTFTSTFNVEFDEPTADLDSATVTLDSAFFELVYGSRYSYYEVPFATGTVYDFSQVADLAFLRIERSEVGTICTVSGTVTLNGYEIPVYGTFDSTDATLATVDEYGGNGYWWYLFGTAF, from the coding sequence ATGAAGAAGCTTTTAAAATATACTTTACCAATTGTTTTAGCTTTGTTTCTAATTCTTTCGGCATGTGGAGTTAATAATGTTTCGCTGAATAAAGTAACTACCAACAATAATTTTGGAAGTGGTTTTAATTCAAATGATGACAAAGTTATTTTTGGAAAATTAGGAGATTTAGAATATGAAGAAGGCAAAATATTAGTTGGTTACAGAAATAGGGAAGATGTAAACAAAATATTAGAAGTTTTGAATGGAAAGATAGTCGTAGATTTACCTCAAATAAAAATGGTTTCTATAAAATTTGAAGGAACTGTAGAGAAAGCTTATGAAAAAATATTTAAACTAAATCTTAAAGGTATAAAATATGTTGAGCCAAGTTACAAGAGACAAATTATAGATCCAAAACCTGTTTCAGATGAAGTCATTAATATAATAAAAGGTAAAAAAGAAGTTTCTATTGATTCATTTACTGGAAGAGGTAATGAAGAATTTTCAAAATACCTTTGGGGTCTTGAAGCTTTAGATGTTGAAAATGCTTGGAATGCTGGTTATACTGGCAAAGGGGTAGTTGTTGCAGTAGTAGATACAGGGGTTGATGGTACACATCCTGATTTGATTGGTCAAGTTGTTGAAGGCTATAGACCATTGACCGATGAGATTTTACCAGCGGGTACTGATTCTTCTTATGGAGGAGCACATGGTACACATGTAGCAGGAACAATTGCCGCATCAAATAATTCTATAGGAATTGTGGGTGTTGCACCCGACGCGAAAATTATGCCTATTGTTATATTTGATACTGTAGGTTACGTAGGAGATGATGAAGTTGCTGAAGGTATTCTTTGGGCCGTTGATCATGGAGCAAATGTGCTTCAGAATTCCTGGGGAGGATGGGGCTATAGTTATACACTTAAAACAGCTTTTGATTATGCTTTAGATAATAATGTAGTTGTAACTGTTTCTGCAGGAAATGGCCACACAGATCAACATTTACAATATCCAGCAAACTATCCTGGAATAATTCAAGTAGGAGCAGTAGAATATTACGGTGGTGACTATAGAACGGTTTGGTTTTCAAATAGAAGTGATGCAGTAATAGTTGGTGCACCTGGGGTTAATATTTTATCTACTGTTCCGGGTATGAGTTCGTTGGGATATGAAGGGTATACTTTAGAAGGAACGAATGGAGGTTTATACGATTTTTATCAAGGTACTTCAATGGCGTGTCCTCATGTTTCAGGTTTGGTAGCGATTTTATTAGATAAATATCCGAACGCAACTCCTTGGCAAATAAGGAAATTGATTGAAGATGGTGCAGTTGATATTGATGAACCTGGATTTGATCATTCATCAGGGTTTGGACTAATAAATGCAAGCAATTCGGTAGCTTTAGAATTACCAGGAAACGGTGGATTATCATTTGATGTTGTAGCTAAAGATAGTTGGGGATATGGTATTTCAGGTGTATTTGTTTCATTGAAAAGAGTAGATGAAAATGGAGGAGACTATTTTGCAAAGACAGATTATACAGGAGTAGCACATTTTTCAAACATTGATGCAGGAAGTTATGAAGTTATAGTAGGGGGACCTGATTCTAACGATAGATCTTATGCTAATGGATATTATGGAATTAGTTATGCTCGAAGGATCGAAGAAGAAAGACAATATAATGATATTGTTAATTTAGTTGGAGATTCTACAAGGACTTTCACGTTCACTTCAACTTTTAACGTAGAATTTGATGAACCAACTGCAGATTTAGACTCAGCTACTGTTACGCTTGATTCAGCATTTTTTGAATTAGTATATGGTTCAAGATATTCATATTATGAGGTTCCCTTTGCAACTGGTACAGTGTATGATTTCTCGCAAGTTGCTGATTTAGCTTTCTTGAGAATAGAAAGATCTGAAGTAGGAACTATTTGCACAGTTTCTGGTACAGTTACGCTAAATGGATATGAAATACCTGTGTATGGAACGTTTGATTCTACGGACGCAACATTGGCAACAGTTGATGAATATGGTGGGAACGGTTATTGGTGGTATTTATTTGGTACAGCTTTCTAA
- a CDS encoding DUF5320 domain-containing protein: MPGFDGTGPFGTGPLGFRRGYCRTYGRKNVWINPYINGYSFDRAFGRGLRMARRNGQRFGYGRGFGRGFGYGKGFGRISW, from the coding sequence ATGCCAGGATTTGATGGAACAGGACCTTTTGGAACGGGACCTTTGGGGTTTAGAAGAGGTTACTGCAGAACATATGGAAGAAAAAACGTATGGATAAATCCATATATCAACGGGTACAGCTTTGATAGAGCTTTTGGACGAGGTTTAAGAATGGCACGAAGAAACGGACAAAGATTTGGATATGGTAGAGGTTTTGGTAGAGGTTTTGGATATGGTAAGGGTTTTGGAAGAATAAGTTGGTAA
- a CDS encoding epoxyqueuosine reductase QueH has product MLLHVCCAPDLVPAYFHLGKIENVYFYNPNIYPKEEYEKRLKEVYKLSYVWGFNIVESEYNPNVFYKLIKGYEHLGENSTRCEKCIFLRLYKTALKAKEIGENEFTTTLTASPRKNLDKINKIGKIVEKETGIKYVESFFRKGKEYQKSLKFIKERKIYRQSYCGCIFSLNEVEKIKQEKLKERKAKLEKIGLSKYELDPEILIITEENFSEIENIFTDFIEIIKPKMLIVKNDIGKKLKLKEGWNKINKYNLKVKFLT; this is encoded by the coding sequence ATGCTTTTGCACGTATGTTGTGCTCCTGATTTAGTACCAGCATACTTTCATTTAGGGAAAATAGAAAACGTTTATTTTTACAATCCCAATATTTATCCAAAAGAAGAATACGAAAAAAGATTAAAAGAAGTTTATAAACTATCATACGTGTGGGGATTTAATATTGTTGAAAGTGAATATAATCCCAATGTGTTTTATAAGCTTATTAAAGGATATGAACACCTAGGTGAAAATAGCACTCGATGTGAAAAATGTATTTTCCTTAGATTATATAAAACTGCATTGAAAGCCAAAGAAATTGGAGAAAATGAATTTACAACAACTTTAACGGCGTCTCCAAGAAAAAATTTGGATAAAATAAATAAAATTGGTAAAATTGTAGAAAAAGAAACTGGAATTAAATATGTAGAATCTTTTTTCAGAAAAGGTAAAGAATATCAAAAATCATTAAAATTTATAAAAGAAAGAAAAATTTATAGACAAAGTTATTGTGGTTGTATATTTTCACTCAATGAAGTTGAAAAAATCAAACAAGAAAAGTTAAAAGAAAGAAAAGCAAAATTAGAAAAAATTGGACTTTCAAAGTATGAACTTGACCCTGAAATATTAATCATTACTGAAGAAAATTTTAGTGAAATAGAAAATATTTTCACCGACTTTATTGAAATCATTAAACCTAAAATGTTAATTGTAAAAAACGATATCGGAAAAAAATTAAAATTAAAAGAAGGGTGGAATAAAATCAATAAATATAATTTAAAAGTGAAATTCTTAACGTAA
- a CDS encoding polysaccharide pyruvyl transferase family protein: MKKILLVGYYGFGNLGDELMRISIKKFLKRENYQVVELLPKEVKYENAYSRFNIISVLNAISKSDIVICGGGGVLQDKTSFRSFMYYYLIFKISLFLRKPVIFFGNSFGPFKRYLSRILFKDLLRNKKLYIFSRDEVSYKYVKKYNNKAFIYTDPSIPILSEEKYEKKVQRKAVIVPRKFRSYVPVLLCLANQGFTNVVFAPFSPEDVPLAKRLSNFSVKKLKVSYCDVEDSISHIKQSELVISERFHGALIAAYFEVPFISLKDEKFRRFFHKYQKDYNGYAKGIIEASYKISKVKGIKLQVRKQMEEDAKEMYEKLKNLIHNLA; the protein is encoded by the coding sequence GTGAAAAAGATTCTATTAGTAGGTTATTATGGTTTCGGGAATTTAGGTGATGAATTAATGAGAATTTCAATTAAAAAATTTTTGAAAAGAGAAAATTACCAAGTTGTTGAACTTTTACCTAAAGAAGTTAAGTATGAGAATGCGTATAGTAGGTTTAATATTATTTCAGTTTTAAATGCTATAAGCAAAAGTGACATAGTAATATGTGGTGGCGGAGGAGTTTTACAAGATAAAACTAGTTTTAGAAGTTTTATGTATTATTATTTGATTTTTAAAATCTCATTGTTTCTCAGAAAACCGGTAATATTTTTCGGTAATAGTTTTGGCCCATTTAAAAGATATTTAAGTAGAATTTTATTTAAGGATTTGCTAAGAAATAAAAAATTATATATATTTTCAAGAGATGAGGTTTCATATAAATATGTGAAAAAGTATAATAACAAAGCTTTTATTTATACAGATCCTTCAATTCCGATTTTATCCGAAGAAAAATACGAAAAAAAAGTTCAGAGAAAAGCAGTCATTGTACCCAGAAAGTTTAGAAGTTATGTTCCAGTATTATTATGTTTAGCTAATCAAGGTTTTACTAACGTAGTTTTTGCTCCTTTTTCGCCTGAAGATGTACCACTTGCAAAACGTTTATCAAACTTTTCCGTAAAAAAGCTGAAAGTAAGTTATTGTGATGTGGAAGATTCTATAAGTCATATAAAGCAGAGTGAATTAGTAATTAGTGAGAGATTTCATGGGGCTTTGATTGCAGCATACTTTGAAGTACCTTTTATTTCTTTAAAAGATGAAAAATTTAGGCGTTTTTTTCATAAATACCAAAAGGATTACAATGGATATGCAAAAGGCATAATTGAAGCTTCGTATAAAATTTCAAAAGTGAAAGGAATTAAATTGCAGGTTCGAAAACAAATGGAAGAAGATGCGAAAGAAATGTACGAAAAGCTTAAGAATTTGATACATAATCTCGCTTAA
- a CDS encoding divergent PAP2 family protein → MLDLFKNIPLLAAVLGFLFSQFIKVIIYRDIKAFGRYGGMPSAHISTISALAWAIARTTGYDSPHTAIAAIFLAVTASDAVGLRRKVDPNSGHTMAEAIAGFILGMLIAFIIT, encoded by the coding sequence ATGCTCGATCTATTCAAAAATATACCGTTATTAGCAGCAGTACTTGGTTTTTTGTTTTCACAATTTATAAAAGTAATCATTTATAGAGATATAAAAGCATTTGGAAGATATGGAGGAATGCCAAGTGCTCATATCTCAACAATTTCAGCTTTGGCTTGGGCAATAGCAAGAACAACTGGTTATGACTCTCCACACACCGCTATCGCAGCTATTTTCTTAGCTGTAACAGCTTCTGATGCAGTAGGTTTGAGAAGAAAAGTGGATCCAAACAGTGGGCATACAATGGCAGAAGCAATTGCTGGTTTTATTTTAGGAATGTTAATTGCATTTATAATAACTTAG
- the coaBC gene encoding bifunctional phosphopantothenoylcysteine decarboxylase/phosphopantothenate--cysteine ligase CoaBC codes for MHILLGVSSGIAIYKTVDLVSKLRKENYDIDIVMTENAAKLVSPTVFSAVGNCNVYINTFDINHGWITHTDLSKKTDIFVLAPATANTIAKIANGLADNLLTTIALALPEKTPKVIVPTMNTRMYENPITQKNLENLNKYGWYILEPDEGHLACGDIGKGRYPDNRKILEVIKFITSPKILMNKKVLVTAGPTRENIDPIRFISNNSSGKMGYSMAKVAKRLGAYTCLISGPTCLEKPHLIDEFIQVTSANEMFNRVMERVTEYDLIIMTAAVADYKPKTVSNSKIKKVNSKLIVELERTKDILSEIGKNKKNNQIVVGFAAETENIIEYGKEKLKKKNADYIVANNANEVMGKDSTKVYVISKDSIKEIEGSKEKVAEEIYKIII; via the coding sequence ATGCATATATTATTAGGAGTTTCAAGTGGCATTGCAATTTATAAAACCGTAGATCTTGTTAGTAAATTAAGGAAGGAAAATTATGACATTGATATAGTTATGACAGAAAATGCTGCAAAACTCGTTTCACCTACCGTCTTCTCAGCAGTTGGAAATTGTAATGTTTATATCAATACTTTTGATATTAACCATGGTTGGATCACACATACTGATCTTTCAAAAAAAACGGACATTTTTGTACTTGCACCAGCTACAGCAAATACTATAGCTAAAATTGCAAATGGCCTCGCAGATAACCTTCTAACCACAATTGCCCTAGCTTTACCTGAAAAAACCCCTAAAGTTATTGTTCCAACAATGAACACTCGTATGTATGAGAATCCAATTACTCAAAAAAATCTCGAAAATCTTAACAAGTACGGCTGGTATATTCTTGAACCTGACGAAGGTCATCTTGCCTGTGGTGACATCGGCAAAGGAAGATATCCAGATAATCGAAAGATATTAGAGGTTATAAAATTTATTACCTCGCCAAAGATTTTGATGAATAAAAAAGTACTTGTTACCGCTGGACCTACTAGAGAAAATATTGATCCAATTAGATTTATCTCAAATAATTCTAGTGGAAAAATGGGATATTCTATGGCAAAAGTTGCAAAAAGACTAGGGGCTTACACATGTTTAATTTCCGGACCAACTTGTTTAGAAAAGCCTCATTTAATTGATGAATTTATACAAGTTACATCCGCTAATGAAATGTTCAATAGAGTTATGGAAAGAGTAACAGAATATGATCTTATAATTATGACTGCTGCTGTTGCAGATTATAAACCGAAAACTGTATCAAATTCTAAAATAAAAAAAGTAAACTCAAAACTCATCGTTGAACTTGAAAGAACAAAGGATATATTATCCGAAATTGGAAAAAACAAAAAAAATAATCAAATAGTCGTTGGGTTTGCTGCCGAAACTGAAAACATAATAGAGTATGGTAAAGAAAAACTTAAAAAGAAAAACGCTGATTATATTGTTGCAAACAATGCTAACGAAGTAA
- a CDS encoding DUF5320 domain-containing protein, whose translation MRWNGRFRRRHNPYFYSRWNNPYFPDFYELKDERLFLENEKEMLLDYKEYLKEEMLYVERRIEEIEQMLQGGE comes from the coding sequence ATGAGGTGGAATGGTAGATTTCGAAGAAGGCACAATCCTTACTTTTATAGCAGATGGAATAACCCATATTTTCCTGATTTTTATGAACTAAAAGATGAGAGATTATTTCTAGAAAACGAAAAAGAAATGTTATTAGATTACAAAGAATATCTGAAAGAAGAAATGTTATACGTAGAAAGAAGAATAGAAGAAATAGAACAAATGCTACAAGGAGGTGAATAA
- a CDS encoding transglycosylase SLT domain-containing protein — translation MKKIILFILILTLSTNLLALPGQWFRDMIKEYRASHGLDTYDEMLYEIEDTIISISKETGIDPLLITSVIIVESEFRNVIGLDGELGMMQIKPETAAFVAKVFKIEKPEEGWIRILWDYKLNIKIGTYYIKYLYNKFGNIVDAIRHYNGGIYKDIYAERIMETYKKMLKVASSYEQQNS, via the coding sequence ATGAAAAAAATAATTTTATTTATATTAATCTTAACACTTTCCACTAATCTTTTGGCATTACCAGGCCAATGGTTTAGAGATATGATAAAAGAATATAGAGCATCTCATGGTTTAGACACTTATGATGAAATGTTGTATGAGATTGAAGATACAATCATATCAATTTCAAAAGAAACGGGAATTGACCCTCTCCTGATCACTTCAGTAATAATTGTGGAAAGTGAATTTAGAAATGTAATTGGCTTAGACGGTGAACTTGGCATGATGCAAATCAAACCGGAAACGGCTGCCTTTGTTGCAAAAGTGTTTAAAATCGAAAAACCTGAAGAAGGATGGATTAGAATTCTTTGGGATTATAAGTTAAACATAAAAATCGGAACTTATTATATAAAGTATTTATACAATAAATTCGGAAACATTGTAGATGCTATTAGACATTACAATGGTGGAATTTATAAAGACATTTATGCTGAAAGAATAATGGAAACTTACAAAAAAATGCTTAAGGTGGCTTCATCATATGAACAACAAAATTCTTGA
- a CDS encoding RelA/SpoT family protein, with protein MVKTENYIKEFEIISQKKFNPEEKSLIEKAIKMAEYAHEGFYRKSGEPFVTHPLEVAKILASLKLDVTSLIAGILHDSVEDSEGRVTLEDIKKEFGKEVALIVDGVTKVSKINAPVGNIEQKKKSETIQKMLLAMAEDVRVIFVKLADRLHNMRTIEYVDNIDKKKYKALETLEVYAPIAHKLGIHVVKWELEDLSFKVLHPNDYYKIKELVAKKKKEREERTKEYANQLKAALKEHNIKAKIEGRYKHYYSIWKKMKEKNKKFDEIYDLIGIRAIVDDIRTCYTTVGVVHQIWVPLPGRFKDYIAAPKSNGYKSIHTTVITQFGEPLEVQIRDHNMHAEAEYGLIAHWIYKEKNINLKQKWLLQLLDWRKELIQGNTNLSELKNELQLGEVFVLTPKGEIIHMTRGSTVIDFAYSIHTEIGHHFSGAKVNGKIVPISYKLKNGDVVEILVNKSSKGPSLDWLKYAKSPRTKAKIRRFFREKEKERLIESGKDVIRKIAKRLNISIEGLLENEKLKNFMKNHNLTPEELYARIGEGSITFNDLLNLIEKQKEEKKISSKQKKNYKNLISVDGISSIDVHIAKCCMPVPGDEIIGISSRRGITIHRVGCKNVQNIEEERKFKASWISEGSSGFNAAIEIELDRNERLPEIMNIFISKKINVSSLKVFEAESWKTIFANFTIMVKSLNELNELIKEIEKKAGVMRVRRK; from the coding sequence ATGGTTAAAACTGAAAATTACATTAAAGAATTTGAAATTATCTCTCAGAAAAAATTTAACCCCGAAGAAAAAAGTCTAATAGAAAAAGCCATAAAAATGGCTGAATATGCTCATGAAGGTTTTTACCGAAAATCAGGTGAGCCCTTTGTAACCCACCCATTGGAAGTTGCAAAAATTCTTGCATCCCTAAAGCTAGATGTTACTTCATTAATCGCTGGTATTCTTCATGATTCAGTTGAAGATAGTGAAGGTCGCGTCACTTTAGAAGACATAAAAAAAGAATTTGGAAAAGAAGTTGCATTAATAGTTGATGGGGTTACAAAAGTAAGCAAAATAAACGCCCCTGTTGGAAATATAGAACAGAAGAAAAAAAGCGAGACAATCCAAAAAATGCTTTTAGCAATGGCTGAAGACGTTAGAGTGATTTTTGTAAAACTTGCCGATAGACTTCACAACATGCGTACAATTGAGTATGTAGATAATATTGATAAAAAGAAATACAAAGCATTAGAAACTCTCGAAGTATATGCTCCAATTGCTCACAAACTTGGAATCCATGTAGTCAAATGGGAACTTGAAGATCTATCTTTTAAAGTTCTTCATCCAAATGATTATTACAAAATTAAAGAATTGGTTGCTAAAAAGAAAAAAGAAAGAGAAGAAAGAACCAAAGAATATGCTAATCAACTAAAAGCTGCTTTAAAAGAACATAATATAAAAGCAAAAATTGAAGGAAGATACAAACACTATTACAGTATTTGGAAAAAGATGAAAGAAAAAAACAAAAAATTTGACGAAATATACGACTTGATAGGTATAAGAGCCATAGTTGATGATATAAGAACATGCTATACAACTGTCGGAGTTGTACATCAAATTTGGGTTCCTCTTCCAGGAAGGTTTAAAGATTACATTGCTGCTCCAAAGTCAAACGGTTATAAATCTATTCATACAACTGTTATTACCCAATTTGGTGAACCATTAGAAGTTCAAATAAGAGACCATAATATGCATGCTGAAGCTGAATATGGATTAATAGCTCATTGGATATACAAAGAGAAAAACATCAACTTAAAACAAAAATGGCTTCTTCAACTTCTAGATTGGAGAAAGGAACTCATTCAAGGGAATACAAACCTATCAGAGTTAAAAAATGAACTTCAGCTTGGTGAAGTTTTTGTTTTAACACCTAAAGGCGAAATTATACATATGACACGAGGTTCAACAGTTATTGATTTTGCATATTCCATTCACACAGAGATTGGGCATCATTTTTCAGGAGCGAAAGTGAATGGAAAAATTGTTCCCATAAGTTACAAACTTAAAAATGGTGATGTAGTTGAGATTCTTGTTAACAAATCGAGTAAAGGACCTAGTCTTGACTGGTTAAAATACGCAAAAAGTCCTAGAACAAAAGCAAAAATCAGAAGATTTTTTAGAGAAAAAGAAAAAGAAAGGTTAATTGAATCAGGAAAAGATGTTATAAGGAAAATTGCAAAAAGATTAAATATATCAATTGAAGGGCTTCTAGAAAATGAAAAACTAAAAAATTTCATGAAAAATCACAATTTAACTCCTGAAGAATTATATGCGCGAATAGGCGAGGGAAGTATTACATTTAACGATTTACTCAATTTAATTGAAAAACAAAAAGAAGAAAAAAAGATTTCTTCAAAACAAAAGAAAAACTATAAGAATTTGATATCTGTAGATGGAATTTCATCAATTGATGTACATATAGCAAAATGTTGCATGCCTGTACCGGGCGACGAGATCATTGGAATTTCTAGTAGAAGAGGAATCACTATACATAGGGTTGGATGCAAAAATGTTCAAAACATTGAAGAAGAAAGGAAATTTAAGGCAAGTTGGATCTCAGAAGGATCTAGTGGATTTAATGCTGCTATTGAGATAGAATTAGATAGAAATGAGCGATTACCTGAAATAATGAACATATTTATTTCCAAAAAAATTAATGTTTCCAGTTTGAAAGTTTTTGAAGCCGAATCGTGGAAAACAATATTTGCAAATTTCACAATTATGGTAAAATCTTTAAATGAGCTAAATGAATTAATTAAAGAAATCGAAAAAAAAGCTGGAGTTATGAGGGTGAGAAGAAAATGA